The Anoplopoma fimbria isolate UVic2021 breed Golden Eagle Sablefish chromosome 20, Afim_UVic_2022, whole genome shotgun sequence genome includes a window with the following:
- the c1s.2 gene encoding complement C1s subcomponent, with translation MIRLSLLLLLLSRPAYSTLLGWVESPGYPTGYAPHASLNWSRCAHKGHTLSIKLIHLDMEDSQDCENDAVKVYSNGNLISVLCGKREFEELQSTVNPFLLSSPGGCLSLTFHSDYSNTKRHTGFRGFYTDQDFDECKDDPDNGCTQFCHNYIGGYHCSCRHGYHLDVDKHTCTVSCSKDLSGLDKGEISSPSWPASYAENANCQYTLSVEATLQLELDFAEDFDVERSPDGQCIDALTIETPSGILGPFCGDKPPPSPFLTHSHHVQIRFTSDGFGTNKGFSLQFRTRDKVCPAVVTSHSIVTPQQPEYHEGETVTVTCDLGYVVHTPGTQTLSSQYEAVCQNTGVWTPKYICEPVDCGFPEIPEESILQLVGSDKQHTQLKDQIHFNCSSTYYTLEGDDLYTCSASGEWVSDVGKTEMPKCIEVCGMPEKHPASAARILGGKNANMGEIPWHLLIKEPSRGGASLINDRWAVTAAHVVETAEETSLRLFGGLVDGRTTSNRLSNAVQMDSERIIIHPDYIKGIPLAERTNFDNDIALIRLASRVNLGPNLMPICLPDVNREWLVNEQGTVSGWGITDSNKGNFVTSPLLKYAHIGVYSLAECENTPIKPTTNKRMTFTNNMFCAGAQGKDSCKRDSGGPFVFPMLSEDSEPYQLTGIVSWGPPCQQRQYKGYYTKVAHYVDWIKETIDRTEQS, from the exons ATGATAAGATTAAG TCTTCTGCTTCTCCTACTATCCCGCCCGGCCTACTCGACGCTGCTGGGATGGGTGGAGTCTCCAGGGTATCCCACTGGATATGCACCCCATGCCAGTCTTAACTGGAGCAGGTGTGCCCATAAGGGTCACACCCTGTCCATCAAGCTCATCCACCTGGACATGGAGGACAGCCAAGACTGTGAAAACGATGCAGTAAAG GTGTATTCAAATGGAAACCTGATCTCAGTTCTGTGTGGCAAAAGGGAATTTGAGGAGCTTCAGTCCACCGTCAatccctttctcctctcctccccggGCGGCTGCCTCTCTCTTACGTTCCACTCCGACTACTCAAACACCAAAAGGCACACCGGCTTCAGAGGGTTTTATACCGATCAAG ACTTTGATGAATGTAAGGACGACCCTGACAACGGATGCACCCAGTTCTGTCACAACTACATCGGAGGATACCACTGCTCCTGTCGCCATGGTTACCACCTTGATGTGGACAAACACACTTGCACAG TGAGTTGTAGTAAAGATCTGTCAGGGCTGGACAAAGGTGAAATATCCAGTCCCTCCTGGCCTGCTTCATATGCAGAGAATGCCAACTGTCAGTACACCCTGTCTGTGGAGGCCACCCTGCAACTGGAGTTGGACTTCGCTGAGGATTTCGATGTGGAGCGGAGCCCTGATGGTCAATGCATAGATGCACTGACG ATTGAGACTCCCTCTGGGATTCTGGGGCCTTTCTGTGGCGACAAACCTCCCCCGTCTCCCTTTCTTACTCACTCACATCATGTCCAAATCCGCTTCACCTCTGATGGCTTTGGGACTAACAAAGGCTTCTCTCTCCAGTTCAGGACCAGAG ACAAGGTCTGTCCAGCAGTGGTGACCTCACACTCCATTGTGACTCCTCAGCAACCAGAATATCATGAGGGTGAAACAGTGACAGTAACTTGTGATCTTGGCTATGTTGTACATACT CCAGGCACCCAGACTTTGTCATCACAGTATGAGGCGGTGTGTCAGAATACAGGCGTCTGGACTCCCAAATACATCTGTGAAC CTGTGGATTGTGGATTTCCTGAAATCCCAGAAGAAAGCATCCTTCAGTTGGTGGGCTCAGATAAACAACACACTCAGCTTAAAGACCAGATTCATTTTAACTGCAGCTCAACGTACTACACACTGGAAGGAGATG ACTTGTACACTTGCAGTGCCAGTGGTGAATGGGTGTCAGATGTAGGCAAGACAGAGATGCCGAAATGCATTGAAG TGTGCGGGATGCCTGAAAAACACCCTGCAAGCGCAGCCAGAATTTTGGGAGGTAAGAATGCAAACATGGGAGAGATACCATGGCACCTTTTGATTAAAGAGCCGAGTAGAGGAGGAGCATCGTTGATCAATGACCGATGGGCTGTCACAGCAGCTCACGTCGTGGAAACGGCAGAGGAAACCTCTTTGCGCCTGTTTGGTGGACTGGTAGATGGAAGAACGACATCAAATAGGTTGTCTAATGCAGTCCAAATGGATAGTGAGAGGATCATAATTCATCCCGACTACATCAAAGGCATTCCTCTTGCCGAACGCACCAATTTTGACAATGATATTGCTCTCATTAGATTAGCTTCCAGGGTGAATTTAGGCCCAAATCTCATGCCCATTTGTCTACCAGATGTAAACAGGGAATGGTTGGTAAATGAGCAAGGCACAGTGTCAGGCTGGGGGATAACAGATTCAAATAAGGGTAATTTCGTCACATCTCCTTTGTTAAAATACGCTCATATTGGGGTCTACTCCCTTGCAGAGTGTGAGAATACACCTATCAAACCTACAACTAACAAACGCATGACTTTCACTAATAACATGTTCTGTGCTGGAGCACAGGGAAAGGACAGCTGCAAGAGAGACAGTGGAGGTCCGTTTGTTTTCCCTATGTTGAGTGAAGACAGTGAGCCATATCAACTGACGGGCATTGTCTCCTGGGGACCCCCCTGTCAACAGAGGCAGTACAAGGGTTATTATACCAAGGTGGCTCATTATGTGGACTGGATTAAGGAGACAATAGATAGAACAGAACAGTCTTAG